In Borreliella burgdorferi B31, the sequence TTTCCATTTATTGATGTAAGTGTCTTTAAATTCTCCTACAATTTTGAAGAAATCTGTTTCGTAGTGAGCATTTTGTCTCATGAAGTGAATTTTATTTTTATATTTTTTTAGCTTTTTTAAGTAAAACTCTTTTATATCTTTTGTTTGATAGTCGTATTTTAAATGCTTGTTGAAATCTTTGTAATTTATAAATAACAATGGGGTTATTATCAAGGCTGGTGGTGGGCCACCAACCGCAATTAATGCATATGCCCTCTCTGATTCATTTACAATCAATTTTGCACCCGAAGATGAACATCAAGATCAAGCTAAACATCCCAAACAAGAGTATTCTATTAATTTGATAAAAGTTGCAATTTTTGGCAATAGAGGCCTTGAGAAAACAGTAACACCTGAAGCTGGTGGTTAAGCCTTGGGCAATAAAAGGAGTTAAACAAATGGCAGACACAACGCAATTATTAAAAGATTATCAAGATAAACGAAGTAAACTTGAAAAGTTTATGAAAAATCCCCAGTATGACGCTGGTTTGCTTAGCAATTCTGTAGAGTTTAGAGATAAAAACATACAATTTTTTGCCTCTGGAGGCACTAGAACCAGCAAATTTGACAAATTAGAAAATCATCCATTTTCTGGGTATCCATACAAGCGTGGGATAAAAAGAGTTATTCAAGAGGAAAAAGCTGATCAAATTCACTATGAACCCCACGTTGAGGCTGGTGGTGAAGATGATTTATACGGAATATGCATTGATATAGATGAGTTTAGCAAAACAGCCACTATTGTTCCGATTACAAATAATTTTGAGGGTTATTTAGTAGCAAAAGATTCTACGCTTAAAGTAAAAGACAAACTTGTTTTTAATAAAGACGGTGCTCTTGAAAAGGTGACTGGAGCACCACCAAATAAGGCAACTATTAATGCAATAGCGTTGTCTGATGCAAAACAAATTAGTAACGATGTTTATTTAATAAAAGTAGCAGTATTTGGAAATAAAGCTGTAAGTAAAAATTAATGATATTTGGGAGGATTTAATATGGAATTATTTGATGAAAATTATTATGCAAAAGCTGTGGCAAATATTATAGGAGAAGTTAAAGATCCTATAATGTATAAATGGTTTTCGCCTGATCAAATTGAAGATGTTGATCTTCAGATGGGCTACCAAAGAACTGTAAAGTGGGATGCGTTTTTAAATGCTAATCCTACAACGATTGCTAATGAGGTTAATACTATTTCAACTATTGGATTTAGTTCTGAAGTGGTAAGACTTAATTACTTAAAATTACAGTACAAATTTAGGCACTTAAAGCAGGCGTCTGAAAAATTTTACACTTCAGACTCATATCTTGGTGACATTAATAACAATTTACTTCCTTTCTCTCAAGCCTATAAGCTTGCAAGTAGCGAGATTATTAAACTTATTAATCACTTTGTACTAACAGGCACTGTTTCAATTCAAAAAGATGGAAAAAATCAAAAACGTCTACTTCCCAATATGTATGGACTTCTTAATATGCCACATCAAGTAAAAGAAGAAGTTGCTAGTGGTGATAAAGATAAAATGGATAAAATATTTGAAAAAATTGAGGCGGGACTTTCAAAGTTAGAGCTAGGAGACGAATTTTCTACACCTATGATGGTAATAGTTGACCCTACAACTTCGCTCAAACTCGTAAAGCCATACGCAGCAGCACAGGGTGCAGCAAGTAGCTGCGAAAAATGGGAGGATGTTTTGATTCAAACTATCAAGGCTATTAATAATAGAGAAGATGTCTACATTGAAACTTCAAACTTGCTAAAACATCAAATACTTATTTACCCATTAAACCCAGAGCTTATTAAGTTTAAACCTAGCAAGTATATGTTACCTACACCAAATGAACAAGTGGATAAAGATTCAACTGATATTGCTCATTCATACATTGATTTTGTTTTAGGAGGGTTACTTGCTACTAGAAAAACTATTTTGCAAGTACATATCAAACAAAGTTAAAAGTATAAGGTAAGTGAAAATGAGTGAACAAGAAAACTTACAAACACAAGTTGAGGCTGAAGAAGAACTTTTGGTAACAAAACTTTATTCTGAAGTGTTATTGTTACTAGGAATAGACAAACTTGCATTAAGCAGACAAAATTTTCTACTTCATTTATCTTTACTTCAAGCTATTCTAGTAACACGTGGTATTGATGCTAGTTCACTTACATATGAACAAATATTTTTACTTACCTTTTACCATATGGGTTGTCAATTAAGAAAACAGGGAGTTGTTCGAGAATTTGAATTTGATAGGATCAAAAAAGAGAAATTCAATGAACTTGAACTTGATTATTATCCTAGTAGCAGTGGAGGCGAAGAAGGTGGCGAGGGGGGTTGTGGCTCAAACAAGAATTTTTGTTCACAACTTGATGCATTTTTAGAAAAACTAAAAAGAGAAACTTCAACGCCATCTTGTGTGGGGGTTGTCTAATGAATGGTGTTAGAAAAAGACTTTCTGATATGTCATTTCGCATGATCAACGTATTTAAGGATCCTAAACCCTTAAAGTTTTATAAAGGTACTGTTGTAAAGCTTGAAAATGATTCTTCTTATCAGAGAGTATTTGATAAAAATAAGTACACTGAATTCGCAGGAGTTATTATTGACATAAAGCCACAAGAACTTGCAATTCTTTATGATTCTGATATGTCTGATATTCAAGGATATTCCAAACTTTACACATATCAAGACCTTAACTATGAACTAAAAGACCGAATATCAATTGCAGATTTAGTTTACTTTGAAATATTTAGTATTGACTCTTCAATCGGATATTTTACTTTGGTTTTAAAGGAATTTATATGGACAAACTAGAATTTAAAATGGAATTGGAAATTGGGTGGTTTGGTGGTCGTGCAGGTATTGCTAAAATGCATGAAAAAGGGAATAGCAATTTACCAGCAAGAAAACATTTAACCAAAATTGCTAGTAGTTCTGAGTTTAGAGAATATATCAATAATAGCTATATAAATTCTAAGTTTAATCTTGACCCTAAATAGGGAATGGAGGCTATTGGACAAGCTTTTATAAGGTACTATGAAAATTATCTACTATCAGCACAAGTCACTCCAGCCTTAAAGGCTAATACAATCAAAAGTAAGTTTAAAAGGGGTAGTAACACTGCAGCAATTCCACTTGTTGATACAGCCAAAATGTTATCAGAGATTACTTATAAGGTAACACTTGAATGATTTTCACTTTAGATATGGTATTAAATCATTTAACTCAAATATTTAAAGGGTTTAAGGCGTATGCACCTGAAAATAATTTTGAGTGCGACATCATAAATACCTACAATCATCCATATCTTTCAAAAATCACAGCTGCTAGCTCAAATATAATAGCATTGAAATTTGATGGTACAGAAAATCTATTTGATCATAATTCTAGAGCAGGTGTATTTTATGAAAATGCTTTGGAATTTAGTATAAATTTTCAAATATATATTATTGCAATAGTGTTAAACGCCAAAGACTTTGACGCTAATTCACGCATGTTAATGCTTTATAGTATGCTTAGTGACTTTTTGCACAATAAAGCTCATAAGTATAATTTGCCCAGTCTACAACCCGACTATATTAATAAAATTAACTTTTACATTTACCCAACATCTAATATGCAAACAGTTGGACTGATTAATTTAGGCACAAAATATAGCAACCATGCATACAGTGCATCTATAGCATTTAATGCTAGTGTAAAAGCAACCGAAATTTTAAAGGAGGAATACAAAATTGCCGCAAGATACAATTAGTGTAAGTTTGCTTGACTCTAGAATTCAAGCTAGTAGGCCCAATTATTATAATCCACTTTTGGTTTACAAAACAGCCAAAATTAAAGTTAATAAAGATGCTGCCAACTTTATAACATTGAATTTAACCGTTAATAACTATGAAAAACAAATTGAAACTTTAGAAAAAGATAATGGGAATGGACAAGATCAGTTTGGAAAAGAAAAAACACTGCTTAAAACTGCAATGTCAAATTTTTTCAATTCAAGTGAAGAATCATTAAAATCCGCTGTTCTTTTTATTTATAAGGATAAACCCGAAGAGTTAAAAAAATATCTTAAAGTACATAGACACACTTTTGTTGTACTTATTAATACTGAGGGTGATAATTCCGATGATGGACTTAAGATTTATAAAGATGATTATGATAAGTTTAAAACACCTTCAATTTTTTTTGTATTCTCGACTAAAGAACAAGAAATAAAAGAACTATTTAAAGATAAAGGCAATACTGAAAAAGAAAGAAATATTGCTGTTTACAGTAATAATAAAGACAATTTACACCTCAAATTTATAAGTCAATATTTACATCAGGCTAGTATTTTTCATGCTGTAAATCCTTATGGCATGCCGCTGGCTGCTACACCACTTGTTGATGATACTGTAATTGGAAAGTTGCGAACTGCAAAAATCAACTTTTATTCACTTCTTAATGAAACTGGTCTTGATGGTATGCCTGCCTTTAAAGAGAGCGTTGATCTTGCTGGAAGTTCAATAGACGAGCTTTTCACTTATCATTATATAAAAAATGAAGCGATTATTGAGCTTATTAGAATTTGGAACAAAAACAATAGGCAAAATAGCAAATTATCTGCACTACAACTTAGTGGTGCTAGAGACAATGCATATACTTCAGCAATTGAATGTCTTCTTAAAAGGTTTGTCGACAGGGGATTGATTATAGAGTATAAAAACTTAAACCTTACCCTTTCTCCTACACCACAACTTAAATTAGAACTTAGTGTGAATATTACTTATAACTTTAGCATTAATGCTGTTGCTTTAGTAATCACTACTCAAGATATAGTTGATTATCAAAACAGCTTAAGTGCTTAAAAGGGGGGCTAAAATGCAATTTTATGATTTAAGAGAAGTTTATTTTTCAATTGGTGGTACACAGCTACATAGTGGCAAACTAGAGCTTACAAGCGAACCTACAACAAGAGCAGTAATTAGTAGTGAAGATAAAGGTATGCCTGTAATAAGCTTAAGAGATCCCAAAACGATAACTTATGTTTTTAACATTGAAGTGACATTAGGTAGTCATGACTACATTTTGTTAACTGAACTTTCTGATGAACAGTTTTACAACATGGACGTGAGAAAAGAGGATAAAATGCTTGATTTAGCATTCAATGATAGAATTGCTACCAAAATTATTTCTAACTATGCAATTTTTACTGAAGAGCCTTCAAGAAGTTATTCTGCTGAGGCCGAAAAAGTATCTTTTGAAATTAGGGCTATTAATTGCCAAAAAACTAAACCAAACAACACTTAAAAGGAGAGTCTTATTGTGATAATGAGATATAAAATGAAAATTTTAACTAAAAATAAAACTTATGAATATCCGCTGAGAGTACTTCCCGTCTATGAATGGGATAAAGTGCTAGGATTTAATCAAAGTGACGCTGTTTTAAAGCTTAATGAGGTTAAATTCTTAAGAGAAATCACAAGCTTAATGATAAGTCCAAAATTTTTAGACGAATTCTATGTGATTTTGGATCAAAATAGAGAATTTATTTCTTATTATAAGGACTATCTTGTTGCAATAATTTACACTGCACAATTTAATACTTTTCATTTAGACAATAATCTAAAAAAGCCCGCTTTAGTATATTTGAGTGAGTATGAAAATAATGTTGGTGATTTTGTTGCTTTTGACTATATTAATGAAAATTTTGATTATGAAAAAGTAGCCACTTCGCTTTCATCAATTACATCAAATTCCAATGAGCTGGTTGCTAAATGAGCAAAAGAAATAGAGATATTGATAAAGCTATTGCAAGTCTTGATGAGACTAGAAAAAAATATTTTAACTTGCTTGACGAGATTAAGAACGATAAATACTTTTTCCCAGTAATTATGAATATTTGCTCATACTACTCGGTTAAAAAATTGCCTTATGACGAGCTTTTAGAAGTCAATAGACTTGCTGAGATTAAATTAGAAAAAGAATTGTATGAATTAATTTTAAGCAAGTGAGGACTTAGTGAGCGACAAATTCACCATTAAATTTAAAGGTATTCTTGATCATGCTGCAACAAAAAAGGCCATTGAACAAGATATTTCTAAAATGGAAAAATATCTTAAACCTAAAAAATCTAGTTTGGGTAGCACTAAAGATATTGTAAAAAATAATTTGTCGGACAAGAAAAAAGAACTTGGTAGACAATCTAAATTTGAAAGCTTAAGAGAGCGTGTTGAGAAATATAGACTTACACAAACTAAAAAACTTATAAAACAGGGCATGGGGTTTGAGAAAGCTAGAAAAGAGGCTTTCAGAAGATCTTTAATGTCTGATAGAGACAAAAGGCGTCTTGAGTATAAAGAACTTGCAAAAGAATCAAAGGCAAAAAGTAAAATGTTAGCGGCCTCTCAAGGAAAAGGACTTGTTGCCAAAATTGCAATAGGTAGTGCCCTAGGGAATATCATTAGCAACGCTATGAGTAAAGTTGGAGGAGGCCTTTTAGGTTTTGCTAAAAAATCGGTTGAAGAAGACACCAAAACAAAAAGAACAAAACTTCTCAATAGTGCATTTTTTACAGATAACGAACGAAATATGATTATGGGAAATAAAGACAAGAATACTAAGGGAATTCTTGACGGAATGAAAGGTTTTGAGCGAGACTTAGAAAAAGAAGAGTTTCTACATCAAGCAAGTGCCTTTAAGGGTACTCTAAGGGACCTAGATATGTTAAATGAAACTAATTTGAAAAACGCAGTAGAATTTGCAGCTATGCTTAAATCCAGTGGTGCTATGAGCAGCGAAGATGCAGTAAAGGCTGTTAATAGTGTTCTTGGGGGTGATGGAAGTGAGCTTTTTAATCTATTAAAGAAGTCAGGTGTTGGAGACAAATATATAGAAGATGCCAAAAGGGCTTGGCAAGGCGGGGCTGAGGTAGATCTAGATTCCAGAATTACCAAGATGATGGAAATGTTCGAGGATTTTAAATCTTTCGGCCTTACAAAAAAAGTCAATAATGCTGAGAGTATTCAAAGTAATTTGGCCTCAGCTGAGCAAACTCTTTCAAATTTGACCACTACTGTTTTGGACCCATTACTTAATATCATTAACTGGATCACCGCTAAAATTAAAAATTTTGATTTTACCAAAGATATTATCAATCCCATAATTAATGGCATTAAAAGTATTTTTAATCTTAATTATTTCTTTGCCAAATTAAAATCGGTTCTACCTACAATGTTCGGCGGAGATGGCGGCGAAGCTTTAAAAAAACTGCAAGAACAGGCTGAGAATCAAGACAATGCTAACAACACTCCATAATTTTGGTAAAAGGTAATTACTTATGACAAGTAACAAAAAAATTGCTAACAATGCAGCTAACAAAATAGATATTAATAATAAAATTACTAACAATCATGATATTGAAAAGAAAAAAATCAAGGAAAAAATTAATGATATTGAAAAGAAAGAAATCAGGGAAATTACTCGAATAATAAGAGATGTAATAACCCAAATATTTGCTCTTTTTGGAGCAGATAATTTTTTAGTGTTATTTCCTAGAATGGATCTAAAAGGTTTTGGATATATTCCTCAATTGTTTTTTATAAAACCAAAAAATGAACTCATAACACGCACTTATAATACTAGTTGTTCTAAAAGACCAGTTATCAATTATTATGATAGAAAAGCGGAATATGTAAGCTA encodes:
- a CDS encoding plasmid maintenance protein, giving the protein MIVNESERAYALIAVGGPPPALIITPLLFINYKDFNKHLKYDYQTKDIKEFYLKKLKKYKNKIHFMRQNAHYETDFFKIVGEFKDTYINKWKINQNKTFLFDLLANYKRKKI
- a CDS encoding DUF228 domain-containing protein, with translation MADTTQLLKDYQDKRSKLEKFMKNPQYDAGLLSNSVEFRDKNIQFFASGGTRTSKFDKLENHPFSGYPYKRGIKRVIQEEKADQIHYEPHVEAGGEDDLYGICIDIDEFSKTATIVPITNNFEGYLVAKDSTLKVKDKLVFNKDGALEKVTGAPPNKATINAIALSDAKQISNDVYLIKVAVFGNKAVSKN
- a CDS encoding DUF3890 domain-containing protein; this encodes MSEQENLQTQVEAEEELLVTKLYSEVLLLLGIDKLALSRQNFLLHLSLLQAILVTRGIDASSLTYEQIFLLTFYHMGCQLRKQGVVREFEFDRIKKEKFNELELDYYPSSSGGEEGGEGGCGSNKNFCSQLDAFLEKLKRETSTPSCVGVV
- a CDS encoding DUF1506 family protein; translated protein: MNGVRKRLSDMSFRMINVFKDPKPLKFYKGTVVKLENDSSYQRVFDKNKYTEFAGVIIDIKPQELAILYDSDMSDIQGYSKLYTYQDLNYELKDRISIADLVYFEIFSIDSSIGYFTLVLKEFIWTN
- a CDS encoding DUF764 family protein — its product is MIFTLDMVLNHLTQIFKGFKAYAPENNFECDIINTYNHPYLSKITAASSNIIALKFDGTENLFDHNSRAGVFYENALEFSINFQIYIIAIVLNAKDFDANSRMLMLYSMLSDFLHNKAHKYNLPSLQPDYINKINFYIYPTSNMQTVGLINLGTKYSNHAYSASIAFNASVKATEILKEEYKIAARYN
- a CDS encoding DUF787 family protein codes for the protein MPQDTISVSLLDSRIQASRPNYYNPLLVYKTAKIKVNKDAANFITLNLTVNNYEKQIETLEKDNGNGQDQFGKEKTLLKTAMSNFFNSSEESLKSAVLFIYKDKPEELKKYLKVHRHTFVVLINTEGDNSDDGLKIYKDDYDKFKTPSIFFVFSTKEQEIKELFKDKGNTEKERNIAVYSNNKDNLHLKFISQYLHQASIFHAVNPYGMPLAATPLVDDTVIGKLRTAKINFYSLLNETGLDGMPAFKESVDLAGSSIDELFTYHYIKNEAIIELIRIWNKNNRQNSKLSALQLSGARDNAYTSAIECLLKRFVDRGLIIEYKNLNLTLSPTPQLKLELSVNITYNFSINAVALVITTQDIVDYQNSLSA
- a CDS encoding DUF1463 domain-containing protein, whose product is MQFYDLREVYFSIGGTQLHSGKLELTSEPTTRAVISSEDKGMPVISLRDPKTITYVFNIEVTLGSHDYILLTELSDEQFYNMDVRKEDKMLDLAFNDRIATKIISNYAIFTEEPSRSYSAEAEKVSFEIRAINCQKTKPNNT
- a CDS encoding DUF1473 family protein; translation: MIMRYKMKILTKNKTYEYPLRVLPVYEWDKVLGFNQSDAVLKLNEVKFLREITSLMISPKFLDEFYVILDQNREFISYYKDYLVAIIYTAQFNTFHLDNNLKKPALVYLSEYENNVGDFVAFDYINENFDYEKVATSLSSITSNSNELVAK
- a CDS encoding DUF1322 family protein; the encoded protein is MSKRNRDIDKAIASLDETRKKYFNLLDEIKNDKYFFPVIMNICSYYSVKKLPYDELLEVNRLAEIKLEKELYELILSK
- a CDS encoding DUF759 family protein, yielding MSDKFTIKFKGILDHAATKKAIEQDISKMEKYLKPKKSSLGSTKDIVKNNLSDKKKELGRQSKFESLRERVEKYRLTQTKKLIKQGMGFEKARKEAFRRSLMSDRDKRRLEYKELAKESKAKSKMLAASQGKGLVAKIAIGSALGNIISNAMSKVGGGLLGFAKKSVEEDTKTKRTKLLNSAFFTDNERNMIMGNKDKNTKGILDGMKGFERDLEKEEFLHQASAFKGTLRDLDMLNETNLKNAVEFAAMLKSSGAMSSEDAVKAVNSVLGGDGSELFNLLKKSGVGDKYIEDAKRAWQGGAEVDLDSRITKMMEMFEDFKSFGLTKKVNNAESIQSNLASAEQTLSNLTTTVLDPLLNIINWITAKIKNFDFTKDIINPIINGIKSIFNLNYFFAKLKSVLPTMFGGDGGEALKKLQEQAENQDNANNTP
- a CDS encoding DUF792 family protein: MTSNKKIANNAANKIDINNKITNNHDIEKKKIKEKINDIEKKEIREITRIIRDVITQIFALFGADNFLVLFPRMDLKGFGYIPQLFFIKPKNELITRTYNTSCSKRPVINYYDRKAEYVSYNPVMTGEHISLNGGILTSLYKDMLSLLKMTVFGNTMLRFDAHLVKEQLANRIQAQVPFSIYSPTFGLKELAVITSLSFKDTPFIDEVEVSLSIEIVKTFALEKYKG